From a region of the Erinaceus europaeus chromosome 14, mEriEur2.1, whole genome shotgun sequence genome:
- the LOC132532703 gene encoding mucin-2-like, with protein MTQRGQFSTFSVRSTASSPYATAAISADTSSSGATSPASQSSDTSSPATTVTSTVTSGNNTEATSLLMTTSLSPSPSAGSVTTQTATQSTAPLLSTPAKETPASPQSRQTQGTETTQRDQASTSSSVRTTASSPHATAAISADTSSSGATSPASQSSATSSPATTFTSTVTSGTHTEATSSLVTTSLSPRTSAGSVTTQTATQSTAPLSSTTPKETSTSSQGLQTQRTGMTQRGQVSTFSVRTTATSPHATAAISADTSSSGATSPASQSSATSSPATTTATQSTAPLLSTPAKETPASPQSRRTQGTETTQRDQASTSSSVKTTASSPHATAAISADTSSSRTTSPASQSSATSSPATTRAAQSTAPLSSTPPKETRTSSQSRQIQGTETTQRDQASTFSSVRTTASSPHPTAAISADTSSSGATSPASQSSATSSPATTFTSTVTSGTNTEATSLLMTTSLSPRTTAGSVTTQTAAQSTAPLSSTPPKETRSSPQSRQTQETETTQRDQASTSSSVRTTASSPHPTAAISADTSSSGATSPASQSSDTSSPATAFTSTVTSGTNTEATSSLVTTRNINFFSGPADTENRDDSERSSQHPLLCEDNSFFSSCNSCHFC; from the exons ATGACTCAGAGAGGTCAATTCAGCACCTTCTCTGTGAGATCAACAGCCTCCTCTCCTTATGCAACAGCTGCCATTTCTGCTGACACCTCCTCTTCAGGGGCAACATCACCTGCTTCACAGTCCTCTGACACCAGCTCTCCAGCAACAACCGTCACCTCCACAGTCACCTCAGGGAACAACACTGAGGCAACATCATTGTTAATGACAACCAGCTTGTCACCAAGCCCCTCAGCTGGCTCAGTGACAACACAGACAGCTACTCAGTCCACAGCACCTTTGTTGAGCACCCCTGCTAAGGAAACACCAGCTTCTCCTCAGAGCCGGCAGACTCAAGGGACAGAGACGACTCAGAGAGATCAAGCCAGCACCTCCTCCTCTGTGAGGACAACAGCTTCGTCTCCTCATGCAACAGCTGCCATTTCTGCTGACACCTCATCTTCAGGGGCAACATCACCTGCTTCACAGTCCTCTGCCACCAGCTCTCCAGCAACAACATTCACCTCCACAGTCACCTCAGGGACCCACACTGAGGCAACATCATCCTTAGTGACAACCAGCTTGTCACCACGCACCTCAGCTGGCTCAGTGACAACACAGACAGCTACTCAGTCCACAGCACCTTTGTCGAGCACCACTCCTAAGGAAACATCAACTTCTTCTCAGGGCCTGCAGACACAGAGAACAGGGATGACTCAGAGAGGTCAAGTCAGCACCTTCTCTGTGAGGACAACAGCTACTTCTCCACATGCAACAGCTGCCATTTCTGCTGACACCTCCTCTTCAGGGGCAACATCACCTGCTTCACAGTCCTCTGCCACCAGCTCTCCAGCAACAACC ACAGCTACTCAGTCCACAGCACCTTTGTTGAGCACCCCTGCTAAGGAAACACCAGCTTCTCCTCAGAGCCGGCGGACTCAAGGGACAGAGACGACTCAGAGAGATCAAGCCAGCACCTCCTCCTCTGTGAAGACAACAGCTTCTTCTCCTCATGCAACAGCTGCCATTTCTGCTGACACCTCCTCTTCAAGGACAACATCACCTGCTTCACAGTCCTCTGCCACCAGCTCTCCAGCAACAACC AGAGCTGCTCAGTCCACAGCACCTTTGTCGAGCACCCCTCCTAAGGAAACACGGACTTCTTCTCAGAGCCGGCAGATTCAAGGGACAGAGACGACTCAGAGAGATCAAGCCAGCACCTTCTCCTCTGTGAGGACAACAGCTTCCTCTCCTCATCCAACAGCTGCCATTTCTGCTGACACCTCCTCTTCAGGGGCAACATCACCTGCTTCACAGTCCTCTGCCACCAGCTCACCAGCAACAACGTTCACCTCCACAGTCACCTCAGGGACCAACACTGAGGCAACATCATTGTTAATGACAACCAGCTTGTCACCACGCACCACAGCTGGCTCAGTGACAACACAGACAGCTGCTCAGTCCACAGCACCTTTGTCGAGCACCCCTCCTAAGGAAACACGGAGTTCTCCTCAGAGCCGGCAGACTCAAGAGACAGAGACGACTCAGAGAGATCAAGCCAGCACCTCCTCTTCTGTGAGGACAACAGCTTCCTCTCCTCATCCAACAGCTGCCATTTCTGCTGACACCTCCTCTTCAGGGGCAACATCACCTGCTTCACAGTCCTCTGACACCAGCTCTCCAGCAACAGCCTTCACCTCCACAGTCACCTCAGGGACCAACACTGAGGCAACATCATCCTTAGTGACAACCA GAAACATCAACTTCTTCTCAGGGCCTGCAGACACAGAGAACAGGGATGACTCAGAGAGGTCAAGCCAGCACCCACTCCTCTGTGAGGACAACAGCTTCTTCTCCTCATGCAACAGCTGCCATTTCTGCTGA